One genomic region from Prunus persica cultivar Lovell chromosome G3, Prunus_persica_NCBIv2, whole genome shotgun sequence encodes:
- the LOC18783872 gene encoding putative disease resistance protein At3g14460 isoform X3, which translates to MEAQIRWAYQNCKGNIQFYPFLFIKSLERLPEGMGKLINLQHLHVMGCVDLKLPKGIARLKSLRMLDVVYIHGNDDVDNNKEALFELSDLRNMDQLRGSFCIWFGTDLKDVRQAEKGHLVNKNCLVSLKLSFFSDTWQPKPIQEETMNALQPPPNLESLFIEGYCGTTLRPHWMTSLNKLRSLTLQYCHFVECVPPLGRLESLEVLVIYKWPRVKKVGVEFLGIDGTIETQTSSSPLILFPNLKTLLFDSLYTWEEWEGMTGWSEEEDSQKTITIMPCLSSLRIIDCHVLKTLPNFLRNTPLKELVIEGGVMFDFLAPVAQGCRKGRGEWPKISHIPNIKLGKEFVQKDGVYQIDDDIFF; encoded by the exons ATGGAGGCCCAGATTCGTTGGGCTTATCAAAATTGCAAAGGTAATatacaattttacccttttttgtttattaaaagCCTTGAAAGATTACCTGAAGGCATGGGAAAGCTGATTAACTTGCAGCATCTTCATGTTATGGGTTGTGTTGATCTAAAATTGCCCAAGGGGATTGCAAGGTTAAAAAGTCTACGAATGCTAGACGTAGTTTACATCCACGGCAACGATGACGTTGATAACAACAAAGAAGCATTATTCGAGTTAAGTGATTTGAGAAACATGGACCAGCTTCGTGGgagtttttgtatttggtttGGTACGGATCTAAAGGACGTGAGGCAGGCCGAGAAAGGGCATTTGGTGAACAAAAATTGCCTTGTCAGTCTGAAATTGAGTTTCTTCTCTGACACGTGGCAGCCCAAACCCATCCAGGAAGAAACAATGAATGCCTTACAACCACCTCCAAATCTGGAATCCTTATTTATTGAAGGCTACTGTGGCACCACACTTCGGCCCCATTGGATGACGTCGTTAAACAAATTGAGAAGCCTTACCCTTCAATATTGCCACTTCGTTGAGTGTGTGCCTCCTTTGGGGAGATTGGAGTCCCTTGAAGTACTAGTGATATACAAATGGCCTCGCGTGAAAAAGGTAGGAGTTGAGTTTTTGGGAATAGATGGAACAATAGAAACGCAAACATCCTCATCACCACTGATTTTATTCCCAAATTTGAAAACACTTTTATTCGACTCTTTGTATACTTGGGAAGAGTGGGAAGGAATGACAGGGTGGAGTGAAGAAGAGGATTCTCAAAAGACAATTACAATAATGCCCTGCCTTTCTTCCTTACGAATTATTGATTGTCATGTGCTTAAAACACTGCCCAACTTCTTACGAAATACACCATTGAAGGAGTTGGTCATCGAAGGTGGCGTCATGTTCGACTTTCTAGCACCAGTTGCACAAGGTTGCCGAAAAGGCAGAGGAGAGTGGCCCAAGATTTCTCACATCCCAAACATCAAACTTGGTAAAGAATTTGTACAAAAAGACGGAGTTTACCAAATTGATGATGACATCTTCTTCTG a
- the LOC18783872 gene encoding putative disease resistance protein At3g14460 isoform X1 encodes MEAQIRWAYQNCKGNIQFYPFLFIKSLERLPEGMGKLINLQHLHVMGCVDLKLPKGIARLKSLRMLDVVYIHGNDDVDNNKEALFELSDLRNMDQLRGSFCIWFGTDLKDVRQAEKGHLVNKNCLVSLKLSFFSDTWQPKPIQEETMNALQPPPNLESLFIEGYCGTTLRPHWMTSLNKLRSLTLQYCHFVECVPPLGRLESLEVLVIYKWPRVKKVGVEFLGIDGTIETQTSSSPLILFPNLKTLLFDSLYTWEEWEGMTGWSEEEDSQKTITIMPCLSSLRIIDCHVLKTLPNFLRNTPLKELVIEGGVMFDFLAPVAQGCRKGRGEWPKISHIPNIKLGKEFVQKDGVYQIDDDIFFW; translated from the coding sequence ATGGAGGCCCAGATTCGTTGGGCTTATCAAAATTGCAAAGGTAATatacaattttacccttttttgtttattaaaagCCTTGAAAGATTACCTGAAGGCATGGGAAAGCTGATTAACTTGCAGCATCTTCATGTTATGGGTTGTGTTGATCTAAAATTGCCCAAGGGGATTGCAAGGTTAAAAAGTCTACGAATGCTAGACGTAGTTTACATCCACGGCAACGATGACGTTGATAACAACAAAGAAGCATTATTCGAGTTAAGTGATTTGAGAAACATGGACCAGCTTCGTGGgagtttttgtatttggtttGGTACGGATCTAAAGGACGTGAGGCAGGCCGAGAAAGGGCATTTGGTGAACAAAAATTGCCTTGTCAGTCTGAAATTGAGTTTCTTCTCTGACACGTGGCAGCCCAAACCCATCCAGGAAGAAACAATGAATGCCTTACAACCACCTCCAAATCTGGAATCCTTATTTATTGAAGGCTACTGTGGCACCACACTTCGGCCCCATTGGATGACGTCGTTAAACAAATTGAGAAGCCTTACCCTTCAATATTGCCACTTCGTTGAGTGTGTGCCTCCTTTGGGGAGATTGGAGTCCCTTGAAGTACTAGTGATATACAAATGGCCTCGCGTGAAAAAGGTAGGAGTTGAGTTTTTGGGAATAGATGGAACAATAGAAACGCAAACATCCTCATCACCACTGATTTTATTCCCAAATTTGAAAACACTTTTATTCGACTCTTTGTATACTTGGGAAGAGTGGGAAGGAATGACAGGGTGGAGTGAAGAAGAGGATTCTCAAAAGACAATTACAATAATGCCCTGCCTTTCTTCCTTACGAATTATTGATTGTCATGTGCTTAAAACACTGCCCAACTTCTTACGAAATACACCATTGAAGGAGTTGGTCATCGAAGGTGGCGTCATGTTCGACTTTCTAGCACCAGTTGCACAAGGTTGCCGAAAAGGCAGAGGAGAGTGGCCCAAGATTTCTCACATCCCAAACATCAAACTTGGTAAAGAATTTGTACAAAAAGACGGAGTTTACCAAATTGATGATGACATCTTCTTCTGGTAA
- the LOC18784133 gene encoding putative disease resistance protein RGA3 isoform X3, whose translation MAEALISVLLEQLASIIQKQVEQEVTLIVGVEKEVAKLSHNFKAIQVVLEDAEERQVKELNVKYWLERLKDVSYEMDDVLDEWSTEILKQQIQKQEAGNAGSTSTTKKAINSLCADDPHFQIPAEGIFWHAKREVSFEFTL comes from the exons ATGGCTGAAGCACTCATTTCCGTGCTCCTAGAACAGTTGGCCTCAATCATCCAAAAACAGGTAGAACAAGAGGTCACACTCATTGTGGGTGTTGAGAAAGAAGTGGCAAAACTCTCCCACAATTTCAAAGCTATTCAAGTTGTGCTCGAGGATGCAGAGGAGAGGCAAGTGAAGGAGCTGAACGTGAAATACTGGCTGGAGAGGTTGAAGGATGTATCCTACGAGATGGACGACGTGTTGGACGAGTGGAGTACTGAAATCCTGAAACAACAAATTCAGAAACAAGAAGCTGGTAATGCTGGTAGTACAAGTACTACCAAGAAG GCTATAAATTCTCTATGTGCCGACGACCCCCATTTCCAAATTCCAG CTGAAGGTATTTTCTGGCATGCAAAGAGGGAAGTCTCATTTGAATTCACACTTTGA
- the LOC18784133 gene encoding putative disease resistance protein At3g14460 isoform X2, protein MAEALISVLLEQLASIIQKQVEQEVTLIVGVEKEVAKLSHNFKAIQVVLEDAEERQVKELNVKYWLERLKDVSYEMDDVLDEWSTEILKQQIQKQEAGNAGSTSTTKKHLHVLWCRSLKFLKGIARLTSLRTLDEVHIHGDDDVDNNKEALFELSDLRNMDQLRGSFYILFGTNLKDVRQAVKAHLVNKNCLVNLELSFFLDTWQPEPIQEETMNALQPPPNLESLSINIYRGTRLRPHWMTSLNKLRSLTLQYCMVVEFVPPLGRLESLEVLVIVKWDRLKKVGVEFLGIDGTIETQTSLSPLILFPSLKRLEFEFMCMWEEWEGMTGWSEEEDSQKTITIMPCLSSLRIIDCHVLKTLPNFLRNTPLKELVIEGGVMFDFLAPVAQGCRKGRGEWPKISHIPNIKLGKEFVQKDGVYQIDDDEMPSVASTSSSGYKFSMCRRPPFPNSS, encoded by the exons ATGGCTGAAGCACTCATTTCCGTGCTCCTAGAACAGTTGGCCTCAATCATCCAAAAACAGGTAGAACAAGAGGTCACACTCATTGTGGGTGTTGAGAAAGAAGTGGCAAAACTCTCCCACAATTTCAAAGCTATTCAAGTTGTGCTCGAGGATGCAGAGGAGAGGCAAGTGAAGGAGCTGAACGTGAAATACTGGCTGGAGAGGTTGAAGGATGTATCCTACGAGATGGACGACGTGTTGGACGAGTGGAGTACTGAAATCCTGAAACAACAAATTCAGAAACAAGAAGCTGGTAATGCTGGTAGTACAAGTACTACCAAGAAG CATCTTCATGTTTTGTGGTGTCGTAGTCTAAAATTTCTCAAGGGGATTGCAAGGTTAACAAGTCTACGAACGCTAGATGAAGTACACATCCATGGCGATGATGACGTTGATAACAACAAAGAAGCATTATTCGAGTTAAGTGATTTGAGAAACATGGACCAGCTTCGTGggagtttttatattttgtttggtaCGAATCTAAAGGACGTGAGGCAGGCTGTGAAAGCGCATTTGGTGAACAAAAATTGCCTTGTCAATCTGGAATTGAGTTTCTTCTTGGACACGTGGCAGCCCGAGCCCATCCAGGAAGAAACAATGAATGCCTTACAACCACCTCCAAATCTGGAATCCTTATCTATCAACATCTATCGTGGCACCAGACTCCGGCCCCATTGGATGACGTCGTTAAACAAATTGAGAAGCCTTACCCTTCAATATTGCATGGTTGTTGAGTTTGTGCCTCCTTTGGGGAGATTGGAGTCCCTTGAAGTACTGGTGATAGTCAAGTGGGATAGATTGAAAAAGGTAGGAGTTGAGTTTTTGGGAATAGATGGAACAATAGAAACGCAAACATCCTTATCACCACTTATTTTATTCCCAAGTTTGAAAAGACTTGAATTCGAGTTTATGTGCATGTGGGAAGAGTGGGAAGGAATGACAGGGTGGAGTGAAGAAGAGGATTCTCAAAAGACAATTACAATAATGCCCTGCCTTTCTTCCTTACGAATTATTGATTGTCATGTGCTTAAAACACTGCCCAACTTCTTACGAAATACACCATTGAAGGAGTTGGTCATCGAAGGTGGCGTCATGTTCGACTTTCTAGCACCAGTTGCACAAGGTTGCCGAAAAGGCAGAGGAGAGTGGCCCAAGATTTCTCACATCCCAAACATCAAACTTGGTAAAGAATTTGTACAAAAAGACGGAGTTTACcaaattgatgatgatgagatgCCAAGTGTTGCTTCCACATCTTCTTCTG GCTATAAATTCTCTATGTGCCGACGACCCCCATTTCCAAATTCCAG CTGA
- the LOC18784133 gene encoding putative disease resistance protein At1g58400 isoform X1, with the protein MAEALISVLLEQLASIIQKQVEQEVTLIVGVEKEVAKLSHNFKAIQVVLEDAEERQVKELNVKYWLERLKDVSYEMDDVLDEWSTEILKQQIQKQEAGNAGSTSTTKKHLHVLWCRSLKFLKGIARLTSLRTLDEVHIHGDDDVDNNKEALFELSDLRNMDQLRGSFYILFGTNLKDVRQAVKAHLVNKNCLVNLELSFFLDTWQPEPIQEETMNALQPPPNLESLSINIYRGTRLRPHWMTSLNKLRSLTLQYCMVVEFVPPLGRLESLEVLVIVKWDRLKKVGVEFLGIDGTIETQTSLSPLILFPSLKRLEFEFMCMWEEWEGMTGWSEEEDSQKTITIMPCLSSLRIIDCHVLKTLPNFLRNTPLKELVIEGGVMFDFLAPVAQGCRKGRGEWPKISHIPNIKLGKEFVQKDGVYQIDDDEMPSVASTSSSGNVYLYYSFIITNFLLFFMFVFSLGNSMSIYSNTKQTDDETNF; encoded by the exons ATGGCTGAAGCACTCATTTCCGTGCTCCTAGAACAGTTGGCCTCAATCATCCAAAAACAGGTAGAACAAGAGGTCACACTCATTGTGGGTGTTGAGAAAGAAGTGGCAAAACTCTCCCACAATTTCAAAGCTATTCAAGTTGTGCTCGAGGATGCAGAGGAGAGGCAAGTGAAGGAGCTGAACGTGAAATACTGGCTGGAGAGGTTGAAGGATGTATCCTACGAGATGGACGACGTGTTGGACGAGTGGAGTACTGAAATCCTGAAACAACAAATTCAGAAACAAGAAGCTGGTAATGCTGGTAGTACAAGTACTACCAAGAAG CATCTTCATGTTTTGTGGTGTCGTAGTCTAAAATTTCTCAAGGGGATTGCAAGGTTAACAAGTCTACGAACGCTAGATGAAGTACACATCCATGGCGATGATGACGTTGATAACAACAAAGAAGCATTATTCGAGTTAAGTGATTTGAGAAACATGGACCAGCTTCGTGggagtttttatattttgtttggtaCGAATCTAAAGGACGTGAGGCAGGCTGTGAAAGCGCATTTGGTGAACAAAAATTGCCTTGTCAATCTGGAATTGAGTTTCTTCTTGGACACGTGGCAGCCCGAGCCCATCCAGGAAGAAACAATGAATGCCTTACAACCACCTCCAAATCTGGAATCCTTATCTATCAACATCTATCGTGGCACCAGACTCCGGCCCCATTGGATGACGTCGTTAAACAAATTGAGAAGCCTTACCCTTCAATATTGCATGGTTGTTGAGTTTGTGCCTCCTTTGGGGAGATTGGAGTCCCTTGAAGTACTGGTGATAGTCAAGTGGGATAGATTGAAAAAGGTAGGAGTTGAGTTTTTGGGAATAGATGGAACAATAGAAACGCAAACATCCTTATCACCACTTATTTTATTCCCAAGTTTGAAAAGACTTGAATTCGAGTTTATGTGCATGTGGGAAGAGTGGGAAGGAATGACAGGGTGGAGTGAAGAAGAGGATTCTCAAAAGACAATTACAATAATGCCCTGCCTTTCTTCCTTACGAATTATTGATTGTCATGTGCTTAAAACACTGCCCAACTTCTTACGAAATACACCATTGAAGGAGTTGGTCATCGAAGGTGGCGTCATGTTCGACTTTCTAGCACCAGTTGCACAAGGTTGCCGAAAAGGCAGAGGAGAGTGGCCCAAGATTTCTCACATCCCAAACATCAAACTTGGTAAAGAATTTGTACAAAAAGACGGAGTTTACcaaattgatgatgatgagatgCCAAGTGTTGCTTCCACATCTTCTTCTGGTAATGTCTATCTATATTATTCATTTATCAtcacaaattttcttcttttctttatgtttgttttttctttgggaaATTCCATGTCTATTTattcaaataccaaacaaACTGACGATGAAACAAACTTTTGA